In the Hordeum vulgare subsp. vulgare chromosome 7H, MorexV3_pseudomolecules_assembly, whole genome shotgun sequence genome, one interval contains:
- the LOC123412998 gene encoding probable BOI-related E3 ubiquitin-protein ligase 3, with amino-acid sequence MAVDLQRLRHMLLTTGDGAGHHQLASAAAAMPASGPCYGAAVPSQMGHQPNAGLFTPPPPPAAAAEQYSEFLAMAAADLAKKDVSLDGAQEMITKKRRRDKQSLMLGAADVLAAHARQQTVDVDGILLKHAKKMWAALAEQRQSHMRLIVSTVEARAAKRLKAKDEEIERIRGMNWALEERLRNLFMEAQLWRDVAQSNEATANVLRGDLQRALDAQAGDGQEDDAGSCCWGENQAPLCAEEEGTPAAVEERHATGAGRCKGCREGAAVVLLLPCRHLCVCAPCAAAAQACPACGSAKNGSVCVNFS; translated from the exons ATGGCTGTGGACCTGCAACGCCTGCGCCACATGTTACTCACCACCGGCGACGGCGCCGGCCACCACCAGCtcgcctccgccgccgctgctATGCCGGCCAGCGGGCCTTGTTATGGCGCTGCGGTGCCGAGCCAGATGGGGCACCAGCCGAACGCGGGCCTcttcacgccgccgccgccgccggcggcggcggcggagcagtATTCTGAGTTCTTGGCGATGGCTGCGGCTGATCTCGCCAAGAAGGACGTCAGCCTCGACGGTGCCCAGGAAATGATCACCAAGAAGCGGAGGCGCGACAAGCAGTCGTTGATGCTCGGCGCGGCCGACGTTCTCGCGGCCCACGCGCGGCAGCAGACCGTGGACGTCGACGGCATCCTGCTCAAACAT GCGAAGAAGATGTGGGCTGCTTTGGCGGAGCAGAGGCAGAGCCACATGAGGCTCATCGTGTCGACGGTGGAGGCCAGGGCGGCGAAGCGGCTCAAGGCCAAGGACGAGGAGATTGAGCGGATCAGGGGCATGAACTGGGCGCTCGAGGAGCGCCTTCGGAACCTCTTCATGGAGGCTCAGTTGTGGCGCGACGTCGCGCAGTCCAACGAGGCCACGGCCAACGTGCTCCGCGGCGACCTGCAGCGCGCGCTCGACGCCCAGGCCGGCGACGGTCAGGAGGACGACGCCGGGTCGTGCTGCTGGGGGGAGAACCAGGCGCCCTTGTGCGCGGAGGAGGAGGGCACGCCGGCGGCAGTGGAGGAGCGTCACGCGACCGGAGCAGGAAGGTGCAAGGGGTGCCGCGAGGGCGCGGCGGTTGTGCTGCTGCTGCCGTGCCGGCACCTCTGCGTTTGCGCGCCGTGCGCGGCCGCGGCGCAGGCGTGCCCGGCGTGCGGAAGCGCCAAAAATGGCAGCGTCTGCGTCAACTTTTCGTGA